One stretch of Archocentrus centrarchus isolate MPI-CPG fArcCen1 chromosome 5, fArcCen1, whole genome shotgun sequence DNA includes these proteins:
- the mtss1 gene encoding LOW QUALITY PROTEIN: protein MTSS 1 (The sequence of the model RefSeq protein was modified relative to this genomic sequence to represent the inferred CDS: inserted 8 bases in 6 codons; deleted 5 bases in 4 codons) — translation MDAGIEKECSALGGLFQLIMNDMKASYPTWEDFVTKGAKLQSQLRTTIAVTGAFLDAFQKVADMATGTRGATKEIGSALTRMCMRHRSIESKLKLFTTALSESLITPLELKMEEWKKVARQLDKDHAKEYKKARADIKKKSSDTIKLQKKVKKGKDEARGQLDSALQDVNVRYAVLEETEKRAVCRALIEERARYCSFVSMLKPVLDHEINMLGEVTHLQTILEDLTNLTAEPNKLPPASEQVILDLKGSDFNYTYQTPPASPSNTLSRKSSISSYQSGSVRHVPSLDSISCAVDGLHMQRCSSPYLLAGCDESGRSLSEGNSPSRLGRHGSRGRYGYAAGHGHHPAQSRRFSRRDLKTNSVGSTNQLASGGSGGAENGLLAPPHNAYTHGERVRAMSASGKPSFGQDQLALTLGALNSDAQRSSRDSLHCSSGYSTQTTTPSCSEDTIHTHTVKRDPPLYVDYESISLHGDADSIXLHHLSHGSSQSDFDKSSTIPRNSDLRFQYREFSQSKRPPXYVSLLAEYDLSGGSIRPMPSHTATIRRKPSTKPGYRRGTISGGVPIPSAPTGSSQSVGGTSGSNENVFKVPSSGGGGLGHSKLCTSPRASALYHPPPPPYCQLVPGQLPIPVPVPTVPSLLSEGGNNIKQQQQRQYQQPQQHTQLQQQQYNQQLQIQQQQQQWQXHQQQWQQQQQQWQQXQHQQQQHQQQFQQPQQLQHHRISISSRTASQLNQLQKQKLFQQQHQAYAAQXEPPAVANNIAYQPQAPPPSSQTRTLRSGAQEGGGSSGDMLXLIRGVKLRRTITNDRSAPLLPPPTNHK, via the exons GTGCCACCAAAGAGATCGGCTCAGCGCTAACCAGGATGTGTATGAGGCACCGCAGCATCGAATCCAAGCTGAAGCTGTTTACCac AGCCCTCTCAGAAAGTCTCATCACACCACTGGAGCTGAAAATGGAGGAGTGGAAGAAAGTGGCCAGACAGCTGGATAAAGACCACGCCAAAG AGTACAAGAAGGCCAGAGCTGACATCAAGAAGAAATCTTCAGACACCATCAAGCTGCAGAAGAAGGTGAAGAAAG ggAAGGATGAAGCTCGGGGACAGCTGGACAGCGCGCTGCAGGACGTCAATGTGCGTTACGCTGTCCTGGAGGAGACCGAGAAGCGAGCTGTGTGCAGAGCGCTGATAGAGGAAAGAGCTCGATACTGCAGTTTCGTCAGCATGCTGAAGCCTGTGctg GACCATGAGATCAACATGCTGGGTGAGGTGACACACCTGCAGACCATTCTGGAGGATCTGACAAATTTGACAGCTGAACCCAACAAACTCCCACCGGCCAGCGAGCAG GTGATTCTGGACCTTAAAGGCTCTGATTTCAACTACACCTATCAGACACCTCCAGCTTCTCCCAGTAACACTCTGTCCAGGAAGAGCAGCATCAGCAG CTACCAGTCAGGATCAGTGAGACATGTTCCCTCCTTGGACTCCATcagctgtgctgtggatggaCTACACATGCAG CGCTGCTCGTCCCCCTATCTGCTCGCCGGCTGCGATGAAAGCGGCCGATCTCTCAGCGAAGGGAACTCCCCCTCTCGCCTCGGCCGTCACGGCAGCCGTGGTCGCTATGGTTACGCAGCAGGCCATGGCCACCAC CCCGCTCAGAGTCGCCGCTTTAGCCGCAGGGATTTGAAAACC AATTCTGTTGGCTCCACCAATCAGCTGGCGTCTGGGGGAAGCGGAGGGGCGGAGAACGGCCTGTTGGCCCCCCCACACAATGCCTACACACACGGGGAGCGAGTTCGAGCCATGTCTGCATCTGGAAAG CCTTCCTTCGGCCAGGATCAGCTGGCGTTGACCCTGGGCGCGCTGAATTCGGACgcccagagaagcagcagagactCTCTGCACTGTTCCAGCGGCTACAGCACCCAGACCACCACGCCGTCCTGCTCCGAGGACACCATACACACCCACA CTGTAAAGAGAGATCCTCCCCTCTATG TCGACTACGAGTCCATCTCCCTCCACGGAGATGCCGACTCCA TCTTACATCACCTCTCCCACGGCAGCAGCCAGTCAGATTTCGACAAGTCGTCGACCATCCCGAGAAACTCCGACCTCAGATTCCAGTACCGGGAGTTCAGTCAGTCCAAACGCCCGCC CTACGTCAGCCTGCTGGCTGAGTACGACTTGAGCGGCGGGTCCATCCGGCCGATGCCGTCCCACACGGCGACCATCAGGCGCAAACCTTCAACCAAGCCGGGTTATCGCAGAGGCACAATCAGTGGCGGGGTTCCCATCCCATCTGCACCCACAGGTTCCTCTCAAAGCGTCGGAGGAACCAGCGGGAGCAATGAGAACGTTTTCAAAGTGCCCTCGTCTGGAGGG GGAGGTTTAGGTCACAGTAAACTCTGCACCTCCCCCAGAGCCTCAGCGCTTTaccacccccctcctcctccgtACTGCCAGTTGGTCCCAGGTCAGCTGCCCATCCCTGTGCCCGTACCCACTGTACCCTCCCTGCTGTCAGAGGGAGGGAACAACatc aaacagcagcaacagagaCAATACCAGCAACCTCAGCAGCACACGcaactacagcagcagcagtacaaCCAGCAACTCCAGattcagcaacagcagcaacaatggCA ACATCAGCAACAatggcaacagcagcaacagcaatgGCAAC TtcaacatcagcagcagcagcatcagcaacaGTTCCAGCAGccccagcagctgcagcaccacAGGATCAGTATCAGCAGCAGGACTGCATCA CAGCTGAACcagctgcagaaacagaagctgttccagcagcagcaccaggccTACGCCGCTC CTGAGCCCCCCGCTGTGGCCAACAACATCGCCTACCAGCCCCAGGCTCCTCCACCCTCCAGCCAGACCAGAACCCTGAGGAGTGGCGCccaggaaggaggaggaagcagcGGAGACATGC CCCTTATTAGAGGAGTAAAGCTCAGAAGGACCATCACCAACGATCGCTCCGCCCCTTTGCTGCCCCCTCCAACCAATCACAAATGA